The window GCACACCCTCCCCGTGCCGAGGGAGGTTCGTCGCCAGGGCCGAGATCGCCGCTGCGAAGTCGTAGCAGGGGTAGAGGTGCAGGTGCGTGTCCGCGATCAGGCGGGTCATTTCGCGCTCGCGGCGGCCGGGTCCCCCGCGGCCCCGGCCCCGCGCCCTCCCGTGGCGATCGGCGCGTAGAACTCCAGCGTCGGGGAGACGAAGTAGCCCTCGAACATCGGGTCGAGCCTCGTGTAGAGGCACTTGTTCAGGAACTCCGCGGAGAAGCGCCGGACCAGCCGGTAGCGCTGCGGGTCCTTCAGTCCCGCGTACACCGCGACGGCCGCGGCGTCCCCGTGCCGCTCGTGGCGCCGGGAGACGAGGGACGACGTCTCGATCAGGTCGTAGGCCGCCATCTTCGCCGGGTCGCCGAGGCCGCGCTCGCTCCCGCCTTCGACCTGGATGCCACCGGCCGGATCCGGCAGCGCGTTGTAGCGGCCCCAGCCGGCAACGTACAGCCGGGCGCCGGGCTTGAGATACCCCTCCAGCCAGCGCGCGGCCTCGACCCGCGTCTCGTGGCTGAAGCGTCGGGCAGTCTGCGCCGTGAACACGAGCGTGTAGCCGGCGGCGAGTACGACGGCGGCAGCCGCGGTGGCGCGCTTCCACGCCGCGCGCGAGGTCAGCCACTCCCCCTGCCAGAGGCCGGCGAAGAGGGCGCCCGCCGGCAGCACCGGCAGGTAGTAGCGGATCGGCGTCAGCGACCAGCTCCCTGTCACGCCGAAGAACAGGAGCGCGAACCCGATCACCACCGCCTTGCGCCGATCCAGGGTGGCCGTCGCCCAGAGCGTCCCCGCGATGGCCGAGACGTAGAGGCCGAGGCCGAAGCTGAAGGGCCAGGCCGCGGCGATCTGGTAGACGTAACGGTGGTACTGGATGCCCGCGGCCGGGACGCTGAAGCCGTAGTGGCCGCCGACGGTGTGCCGCCGCTCGTAGGCCATCGCCGCCAGCGTGTCGGACAGGCGGATGAAGCTGAACGGCGTCACCAGGAAACAGAAGAGCAGCGCGCAGGCGCCGGCCGTGGCGAGGCCGAGCGCCTTGCGGCGCAGCGGCACGGGCGAGAGGGCCGCTGCCAGCAGGATGGCGACGGCAGCCAGGGCGGCGGTGTATTTGCTCCCCGTCGCGAGGCCGAGTGCCGCGCCTGCCAGCGCCCAATCGTGCCAACGGTCGCGCCGCAGCAGTCGCACGGAGGCGAGCAGCGTGACGACGACCCAGAAGGTCATCATCACGTCGGTCACGGCGACGTGGCTCTCCCAGACGCTCAGCGGGAGCAGCGCCGCCCAGAGCGCCGCCAGCAGCGCGCCGGATGCCCGAGCGCCCAGCTCGCGGGCCAGCAGGTAGACGGCGGGTGCGGTCATCGCGCCGAAGAAGGCGCTCCACGAGCGCCCGACGACGTGCATCTGCCAGACCTCGTGCAGCAGGCCGAGCCGTCGCAACACCCAGGAGGTGCCGGCGGTCAGGTAGATGAGGAACTGGGGGTAATTGAGGAAGCCCGGGTCCGGCCTGTGGAAGGAGACGAGCTGGGCGTACTTCAGCACGTAATCGAACTCGTCGGGGTGCAGGTCGACTCTTGATGGCGCCCCCCAGCGGATGCCCCAGAACCGGAGCGTCGCCGCGACGAGCGTCACGACGGCGAGCAGCCAGCCGCGGTTCTTCTCGAGCCACGCGGCCGCGTCGGCGCGCCGCCGCGCCGGCGCGGCGCTCTCACCAGGATTCATCGCAGAAACTATACCATCGGGCGGGCGGCCGGCACGGGACGGAAACACGAAGCCCCCCGCGCCGCTTCCGGCGGGGGGGCTGCTGTCAGTCTGCGATGCGAGATGCCTGCCGGCCTACGGCCACTTCGTCAGGACGATGGGCGTCCGCTCGTCGGGCGTGCCCGGATCGCGGTCGCCGCGCGCGATCGTGGAGTTCATGAAGCCCACCTCCTCGCCGGAGTGGGGGTACCACTTCGCGGCGATCGGGCCGTAGCCCTGCACGAAGGGGGGCTGGCCGTTGCGCGCCTCGGTCGTCCGGCAGATCGAGTTGGTGGCCTTGACGTGCTCCCACGGGGTGGCGTGCCAGGCGCCGTCGATCTTGACGATGATCCAGTTGTTGCCGACGGAC is drawn from bacterium and contains these coding sequences:
- a CDS encoding glycosyltransferase family 39 protein; its protein translation is MNPGESAAPARRRADAAAWLEKNRGWLLAVVTLVAATLRFWGIRWGAPSRVDLHPDEFDYVLKYAQLVSFHRPDPGFLNYPQFLIYLTAGTSWVLRRLGLLHEVWQMHVVGRSWSAFFGAMTAPAVYLLARELGARASGALLAALWAALLPLSVWESHVAVTDVMMTFWVVVTLLASVRLLRRDRWHDWALAGAALGLATGSKYTAALAAVAILLAAALSPVPLRRKALGLATAGACALLFCFLVTPFSFIRLSDTLAAMAYERRHTVGGHYGFSVPAAGIQYHRYVYQIAAAWPFSFGLGLYVSAIAGTLWATATLDRRKAVVIGFALLFFGVTGSWSLTPIRYYLPVLPAGALFAGLWQGEWLTSRAAWKRATAAAAVVLAAGYTLVFTAQTARRFSHETRVEAARWLEGYLKPGARLYVAGWGRYNALPDPAGGIQVEGGSERGLGDPAKMAAYDLIETSSLVSRRHERHGDAAAVAVYAGLKDPQRYRLVRRFSAEFLNKCLYTRLDPMFEGYFVSPTLEFYAPIATGGRGAGAAGDPAAASAK